The Astyanax mexicanus isolate ESR-SI-001 chromosome 8, AstMex3_surface, whole genome shotgun sequence sequence ttagatttgctatagtaaaatatatacatgcttttcattcattttttttttcattctttgccGAAAATCAAGAATCCATCTTTACATAATTTTATGGTTTTCCTCcctatctctttttttattattttccctgaAATTCAGATTGTGTGGGCGGATATTAAAAACTTTTGAGAAATTTGagaaaacaaaaacttaaaaatgtaactTTAATTTTAACTCTGGATTTAAAATTAGAAGATTAACGTCTaactttctatttatttatcaGAAACTTAATGTAACTTACAACAAATTACGTAACAACCACAATACTAACTAGCTCGCTAGCCTAGCATGCTAATGTTTAGCTACCTAGGAAGCTACCAAGTGAgccaggttagctagctagttagctaacagtAGGTAACAgtagctagctaggctagctaacgctagctagttagctaaattagctaattCTGACAGAAATTCCACACTCCACAAGTAGGAAaatagcgttagctaaattaccTGGCTAAAGTGAGATTACAGATCTGACGAGAAATAAAACATGTTCTAATTAAAGAAAATCCGTTCTTACCGCTCTTTATACAGATTTCCAGTCTGATTCGAGTCTCTTTTTCAGTAATTCTTCCGAATTAAAGTCTGTGTAACTCCGCTACGCCGCTTCCTCACGCGCTGATCGGGAAAAAAATGACCTCTTGCCCAGACTGTTAGCTAGCAGGTGGCTAAACTATCCGACACGGAGGTAAAAATCAACATCAGACTCTAAACCGGCGGCTAAACTCAACAAAACAACCGGAGAAAAGAGCAAAATCAAGTATACTGAAACTTCTCCCAACACACGCACCACCACAAAACACGGGCACTGATAGACACGCCCGCCACAAGACACGCCCACCACAAGACACGCCCACCACCAAGAAACGCCCACCTCACTCGTTTTGTTCTCTTTGCTGCTATCTAGTGTGTCTGTATTTTTACTGCAGTACTATCTTATAATGTGCATATACACTACATCactctaaaaagacttttaacagactgaaatctgacaccctctcacatctaaagactagtcacagaatagtcacaggctaagatttagcaaagactggggattgctatttgcaagactgcaattAGATTCTTTCTAAGATTATTTCcaatcatgcttctggtggagtttacatacaatacatattacatattaaattacaaataattaaattacagtcaatactgtgatttaaacAAAGACTCACAGCTtctgtccccatcaacagtttatttttctgtcacATTCTTCtgcattttgtgttcaactctgcctataagctttTATAAGCTTCGCCTCCCCCCTTTTTTGTTACAACTTTGTATAGAgccacagtttcactgctatacatttgccttttttcatagaattaatgcaataaaaaacataattcgtgcaaaatgtgtatttagtaAACTTGTTTGTATCCAAATAACaatgcacaataagacaaagtagtgcaaaataaaataactatacaTATAAAgactttaaagtgtttaaatactgtacatattaaagtaagaactaTATAAGGCATAtttactgcaaaatgtgttctttttcaaattgtttataaataagtcacgtaaaatattcttgccttgtggcttcctgtagctctcttattggttgttgacattgcgTGAGCAAAACAAAACGCAAAACATTTCTTAATCAAAACCTGAATTTATTGTATTTGTAAAAGAAACTAAACAGCTAAACATTTAAATCTGCCTCTAAAGCTTtacattttgaatattttttcttttgttaataaTATTTCTTGAAATTTGCATATAAGTTAATATTCTTACCTTTTTACTAGTTATACATATAAAAGATGCTAGAATCTGATACTTTCATGCCCATGTCTCTAAAATGCATCACAACCACTCTTCTTTTAacagaaacatattttatttaaatgtaatttaaaatctGACATAAAATCTTAAAAGTTGTCTTAAGTTAAACAAAATATCTTGATATCTTGAGAGCATTTGCACTTTGTAATTTTAGACTTAAAGGGCTTGCCATAAATGACACATTATTTCAAGTATTTTGGATTAAACACATAAAGACCCTTAACTTGTTTCGCCACACTTCGCCATATTGGAAAAAGATGCCATGTGGTGGATGTGTTTGGAAATGCGGAGGGCGTGCTATGTGCAGTGGGCGTGTCTTGTGTAGTAGGCGTGTCTTGTGTAGTGGGCGTGTCTTGCACTCTGGCGGGATGCAGGAGATGCAGACAGTCCTTAAGAAATCTTTTGGAGCCAAAAGCCCAAATTCCACTGCTTAAATCCAGGAGGAACAGAAAGCTGTAAGAGGTAAGCTCAAGTAGTTTTTTTGGACTGGCAACGAGCATGCATTTACCAAAATCACTAAAATAACTTATGTGTTTGGATATTTTTCGACATAAACAGCCTGTTCTGTCCTTTTGTTGGATTGTTTACAAAGTATTGGGTCGTGTTTGGGTAGTTTAGCTGCTGGTTTAGCTTCTGATGTTAGGTTTTGCACGTTGTTTGGTAGCGTTAGCTTAGCCAGTTGAGCAGCTGCTGTAGTCTGCTTTTAATGTTGGCCAACGTGTTCGTTTTTATTAGATATAAACAGCCTTATTTGCAAAGTGTTAGGTCATAGTTGGGTAGTTTAGCCGCTGGTTTTGTGCCTGTTGTTGCGTTTCGCGTTGTTTTCGATGGTTTAGTTAATGGTTTTGTGCCTGTTGGATTTCGCGTTGTTTGGGTAGTTTAGCTAATGGTTTTGTGCCTCGCTGTTGTGGTGGAAATTCGCGTTGTTTTGAGTAAGTTAGTTTATTCGCTGGTTTTGTGCCTGTTGTTGGATTTCGCGTTGATTTTGGTAGTTTAGCTGCTGACGTTGTAACTTACCTGTTGTTGGGTTTCGCGTTGTTTTTTGTAGTTTAGCTGCAGATTTTTACCTGTTAGGTTTCGCGTTATTTTTTTGGTAGTTTAGTCACTGGTTTTGTGTCTGTTGTCGGGTTTTGCGTTATTTTTAGTAGTTTATTCGCTGGTTTTGTACCTGTTGTTGGGATTCGCGTTGTTTTAGGAAGTTTAGCTGATGGTTTTGTGTCTGTTGTGGGGTTTCTTATTGTTTTTGGTAGTTTAGTCGCTGGTTTTAAACGTAAAATTTTAAACTAATTAGTGTCTGTTGTTGGGTTTCGCGTTGTTTTTGGTAGGTTAGCTTACCTGTTAGGTGTCGCGTTATTTTTTTTGGTAGTTTGGTCACTGGTTTTGTGTCTGTTGTTGGGTTTTGCGTTGTTTTTGGGTAGTTTAGCTGCTGGTTTGTGCCTGTAGTGGGGTTTCTTATTGTTTTTGGTAGTTTAGCTAATTATTTTGTGCCTGTTTGGGGATTCTTGTTGTTTTAGGTGGTTTATTCGCTGGTTTTGTGCCTGTTGTTGGATTTCGCGTTGTTCTTTTTGTAGTTAAACTGATGGTTTTGTGCCTTTTGTTGAATTTCgcattgtttttgtagtttaTTCGCTGGTTTTGTGCCTGTTGTTGGATTTCGCGGTGTTTTGGGTAGTTTAGCTAAGTTAacttaattgttttgtttttcagctgCTTGCTTGCTAACTACAAGTATGATCAAGAACAATAATAATCAACCCTTGTCCTCTGAAGTTCCAATGCCAATGCAACTTTTAATGTTTTTCCTGCATCCAAAACACCGATTCACATCTTTTGCTTATTAAAAGTATGGGGTAAGGCAGTAGGACCCCACATCCTGGGTTAAGAAGCATGGGTCAAGAGATTATTTTGGTTTAGTTGAAAATGAGTAAACTAAGTTTCATTCTATGTATTTTGTCTTtacatttgattgcagacagtaggGATACAAAATAATGCATGTCTTATCTGCTTAACTTTATTTAATTGGTTAACATACATCTATTCCCACAGACAAGCATAAACAAAATACTTAAACCCTGCATCAAGAACTAATATTTAACAATCCCTAGTAGAACCACATGGACACGGAATTTCTTTGGCAGACCTTTGTCAAGAAATACAAGGCAGAGTCACATTCAATAATACCAaatacaactttactgtacagaacagaaGCCTTATGCTAACCATGACCATCTCGTTTAGACTATCACACAGTCAGTGCACATTCTGTCCATATTCAAATGGCATGGCTGCTTAAAACGATGGCACGGTACTAAACTGGCCCATCTGCTGTCCTGAAATAAAGGACTGCCCAATAGAGAAGGTGTCAAATGGCCTAAAATTAACACCTGCTGGAACACTTCATTGTTTTATGTCTCACTACAGAAAGTCTTGTAGGGGTAGGAAAGAATGGCtcattacaattttaaaaatgctttaccATCGCAACTGTTTGAAATGTGTTTCAAGTGTGAAATACAGGAATAGATGAATGTTAACAATTCAACTTAGCCaaaatgttgctgatatggcaacATAATATTAAAGTTGAGCAAGCGAAGCATGAAACATATTTGGTTTATAATTTCTGCAATTGAATACAAGTCAAATAGATATTTGTCTGATTTTGGGATTGTACGTTAAATCACAGTTCTGGGTAGCCAAAAGTtatctttaactcaaaatatttgagTGAAAAGCAATTTTTGGAGCTTCTTAAATTCATAAATATGGCTTTTCTAATTTGAAACAAGTATAGTGTGATTTGCATTAATAATTAAGTttttggaaacttttttttttattaaaccacCATTGCAATACATGTTTCCTCTCCTTCCTCAGTCAGTTATGGCTACCTCCAGCAGTCTAAAACTCTCTGAAGATCAGCTCCAGTGCTCTATCTGCCTGGAAGTGTTCACGGATCCAGTCTCTactccatgtggacacaacttctgcaTGGTCTGTCTCAGAAGTTACTGGGCAAGCAGTTCTCACTGCCAGTGTCCATTCTGTAAGGAACAATTCTCTCGTAGGCCTGAACTTAGTGTAAACACATTCATCTCTGGACTGGCTGCTCAGTTCAAGAAGTCAGCTGAGTTTAAATCTCCAGACGAACCTCCCTTTAAACGTAAGAGGGTGTTATGCGACTACTGCAGTGGGGTAAAGCTTGATGCACAATCATCCTGTCTGGACTGTGGGCTCTCTTACTGCAACAATCATCTTATACCTCACAAGACCGTGGCAAACCTCAAGAAACACAAGTTGATGGATCCTGTGGAGAACCTGGAGGACTACATCTGCCAGAAACATGAGAGACCCctggagctgttctgtagagatgaccagacgtgtgtgtgtcagttctgCATTGAAACAGACCACCGGACTCACAGCACTGTTCCTATAGAAAAGGAGAGTGTGAAACTTaaggtaaaacacaaaaaaactcttAGTAATTTGCAAGAACTGTGTAATTACAACAATTAACAATTATACGTGTTATATGTCAACAGAGTCAGCTGTGGAAGACGCAGGAGAAAGTTGAGCAGCTGGTCCAGGGCAAAAAGAAGAAGATTGAGAAAGTCAAACGCTCTCTGAAACACAGTAAAGTGAGTTCAAGAATGgattagtaatatttattttaaaaagcctACTCTCATCCTGTCTAAAATCTTATAATTTCATATTAATTGATAGAAATGCATAGAGAAAAAGGAAGCAGACAGTGTGGAGATCTTCAGGGCTCTGGTGGGCTGTATTGAGAGAAGCCAGGctgagctgctggaggtgatggaggagaagcagaaagcagcagagagcGAGGCTGAGGAGTTTATTAAGGAGAtggagcaggaaatcactgagctaaagaggaaaaacactgagctggagcagatctCCCACACTGAGGAGCACCTTCACTTCCTTCAGGTCAGAGTCCCTCTGTTTCTTGATAGTAATGTATTATTGTTAGGGGTGTAAATCTTCTACATGGAGATTTCACTTACAGTCCATTTACTTCCAATACATTCAGAATGATTTGATGCAATAAACTCAGCACAGCCGTTTCTTTAAATGGATTCAAGCAAGTCAGAAAgccaatttattaaattaaactaaacattTGATCAAAATATGGCCAAATGCAAAGTTTGCTAGTATTCACAGCCTAAATGAAGACCTATAAATGCTTTGTAATTCTTCTATTAAAAGGTGTatgtggaaaaaaattacatcaaaCCACCAAAAAGTGGACTATGGTTCTAAGTTCTTAAAGATGTACACTGTTTACAGTATCTGTTACTAACAGACGCTATTATACTGTTATATCAATATCTGAATTATATTGTTGACCAAAATAAAGGAATATAGTCTGATATAAATGTTGGCTGTATTTTCCAGCCCTAAGTTCCATATAGTGCAGAAGTCCAGCATTttctacatatatattatattacttcaTCACTAGCAAAACTAATTTAAAGGCAGATTTTGCAGTTGTagttgtatttatgtatttatgcagCATTGCTTTGTGAACCTTATCTTATCTAGTCCATCACAGGACTTCACTGCCCAtgcctgagttttttttttcttctgttctctATCCTTCTGTGCTGTAGGTGTACCAGTCCATCTGCCACCATCCACCCACCAAGAACTGGACTGCACGCAGTGTTAACCCTCATCCGAGTCTGAGGAGAGCCCTGACTCAGCTTCAGGAAACTCTCAGTGAGGAGATTGAGAAGCTTGATGAGACTGGTGAGTATTAATGCTCAGTTGTGTTTTAACATGTATTATTTTCATGTAGTTTGATTTTGCAAAACCAGAACTCTGATAGCCACTTGTCTTATTTTTCAGAGTTAAGAAGAATCCAGAAATATGCAGGTGTGTGTTTATTGcagttcttttttgttttctctttcatgctgtatgttgttttaatgttttaat is a genomic window containing:
- the LOC103034158 gene encoding nuclear factor 7, ovary; its protein translation is MATSSSLKLSEDQLQCSICLEVFTDPVSTPCGHNFCMVCLRSYWASSSHCQCPFCKEQFSRRPELSVNTFISGLAAQFKKSAEFKSPDEPPFKRKRVLCDYCSGVKLDAQSSCLDCGLSYCNNHLIPHKTVANLKKHKLMDPVENLEDYICQKHERPLELFCRDDQTCVCQFCIETDHRTHSTVPIEKESVKLKSQLWKTQEKVEQLVQGKKKKIEKVKRSLKHSKKCIEKKEADSVEIFRALVGCIERSQAELLEVMEEKQKAAESEAEEFIKEMEQEITELKRKNTELEQISHTEEHLHFLQVYQSICHHPPTKNWTARSVNPHPSLRRALTQLQETLSEEIEKLDETELRRIQKYAVDVIMDPVTAHPDLIISYDGKQVRDGDTVRNLCGSSQKFDEYIGVVGKEGFSSGRFYYEVQVKGNSEWELGITKESSNRKGKIKMSPENGYWTMCLRNGTEYRALDNPSVPLSLSQPPQKVGVFVDYAAGLVAFYDVGARTHIYSFNEQAFTEKLYPVFSPSVFNEDEIPDPLMITPVKQCTLNPFM